Proteins from a genomic interval of Clostridium scatologenes:
- a CDS encoding YitT family protein — translation MIKKYMSIYSKTTKVILMILGATLYSIGLEMFLIPNNIIDGGIVGISIMISHFTNIPLGILTFILNVPFFVIGYKQIGKTFTISTLFSVVCYSIGISIFKPIPGITHDILLASVFGGIMAGTGIGIIIKSGGSTDGAEIVAIILDKRSTFSVGQLVLFFNFFILTSAGFVFGWDRAMYSLIAYFIAIKLIDIIVEGIDESKAVFIISNKHEDISQAIMDRLGRGITLLNGKGGYKGVTTDVIYVVVSRLEISKLKSIVHGFDENALVTIGSVDTSGKSYKKKAIH, via the coding sequence ATGATAAAAAAATACATGAGTATTTATTCGAAAACGACTAAGGTTATATTAATGATTCTAGGTGCAACTTTATATTCTATTGGGTTAGAGATGTTTTTAATTCCCAATAATATTATAGATGGTGGAATAGTTGGAATATCAATTATGATAAGTCATTTTACTAACATACCTCTTGGTATACTCACCTTTATACTTAATGTACCGTTTTTTGTTATTGGATATAAGCAAATTGGAAAAACATTTACCATATCAACTTTATTTTCTGTAGTATGCTATTCTATTGGAATATCTATCTTCAAGCCAATTCCAGGTATAACCCATGATATACTTTTAGCTTCAGTTTTTGGTGGCATAATGGCAGGGACGGGAATAGGAATAATAATAAAAAGTGGAGGTTCTACGGATGGAGCTGAAATAGTTGCAATAATTTTAGATAAAAGATCAACTTTTTCAGTAGGACAGCTGGTATTATTCTTTAACTTTTTCATATTAACTTCAGCAGGCTTTGTTTTTGGATGGGACAGGGCAATGTATTCTCTTATTGCATATTTCATAGCAATTAAACTTATTGATATTATAGTTGAAGGTATAGATGAATCAAAGGCTGTATTTATTATTTCAAATAAACATGAAGACATATCACAAGCTATAATGGATAGACTTGGAAGGGGAATAACCTTGCTTAATGGAAAAGGAGGTTATAAAGGTGTTACTACGGATGTAATATATGTGGTAGTATCACGTTTGGAAATTTCTAAATTAAAGTCAATTGTACATGGATTTGATGAAAATGCTTTAGTAACAATAGGAAGTGTTGATACATCAGGAAAGAGTTATAAAAAGAAAGCTATACACTAA
- a CDS encoding protein-glutamine gamma-glutamyltransferase gives MIKILDNAITKDTLMKLYSTNSIEYRILNKLFSSKKLYIYSSLNELKFQINLQISISNTSRDLYNSNLLFKVFRKSKCNHIYWEHTSEGGFQLKKEAKPSEAIKDIFTNGSKYGTECATAIVIIFYKALLNIFNEKIFNEVFTKIYLFNWHYIDPNLYIEDLRLEEDTMVGDCKYFKNPDVSPLTPEWQGENTIYLGHGNYYGHGLGIKSEDKIIKGLNDHRKIGSKKSSFLLDSVTRMNYKHLYNMYYNYFSKP, from the coding sequence ATGATAAAAATCTTAGACAATGCAATTACAAAGGATACATTGATGAAATTATATTCAACAAATAGTATTGAATATAGAATTTTAAATAAGCTATTTTCAAGTAAAAAACTTTATATCTATAGTTCATTAAATGAATTAAAATTTCAGATAAATTTACAAATAAGTATCTCCAATACATCTAGAGATTTGTATAATAGTAATTTACTTTTTAAGGTTTTCCGCAAATCCAAATGTAATCACATATATTGGGAACATACTTCTGAAGGCGGTTTTCAATTAAAAAAAGAAGCGAAACCTTCTGAAGCCATAAAAGATATTTTTACTAATGGATCAAAATATGGCACCGAATGTGCTACTGCTATAGTTATTATTTTTTATAAAGCACTTCTAAATATATTCAATGAAAAAATTTTTAATGAGGTGTTTACAAAAATATACTTATTTAACTGGCATTATATTGATCCAAATCTTTATATTGAAGACCTCAGACTAGAAGAGGACACAATGGTTGGAGATTGCAAATATTTTAAGAATCCTGATGTAAGCCCTTTAACTCCAGAATGGCAAGGTGAAAATACTATATACTTAGGTCATGGTAACTATTATGGACATGGTTTAGGAATAAAAAGTGAAGATAAAATAATTAAAGGATTAAATGATCATAGGAAAATAGGATCCAAAAAATCTTCTTTCTTACTAGATTCAGTAACTCGTATGAATTACAAACATTTATACAATATGTATTATAATTACTTTTCAAAACCATAA
- a CDS encoding collagen-like protein: protein MKKHSKKCYPCKNRENEDKCLKDAHRFEKDCECNLNITCCGEEGERGPRGKRGRKGETGDPGEQGERGRRGKRGHRGCMGETGPRGKRGRKGEEGDPGEMGPQGPEGIQGSTRRARRPRRTR from the coding sequence ATGAAAAAGCATAGTAAAAAATGCTATCCATGCAAAAATAGAGAAAATGAAGATAAATGTTTAAAAGATGCACATAGGTTTGAAAAAGATTGTGAATGCAATTTAAATATTACTTGTTGTGGGGAAGAAGGAGAAAGAGGTCCAAGAGGAAAGAGAGGAAGAAAAGGAGAAACGGGAGATCCAGGCGAACAAGGTGAAAGAGGCAGAAGAGGAAAGAGAGGACATCGTGGCTGTATGGGAGAAACAGGTCCAAGAGGAAAGAGAGGCAGAAAAGGAGAAGAAGGAGATCCAGGTGAAATGGGACCTCAAGGACCAGAAGGAATACAAGGGTCCACAAGGAGAGCAAGGAGACCCAGGCGAACAAGGTGA
- a CDS encoding collagen-like protein: MGPQGPQGIQGPQGEQGDPGEQGERGRRGKRGHRGYIGERGPRGKRGRRGEDGDPGEMGPQGPEGIQGTQGEQGDPGEQGERGRRGKRGHRGYIGERGPRGKRGHRGCMGERGPRGKRGRKGEEGDPGEIGPQGIQGPQGEQGDPGERGERGKRGHRGYIGERGPRGKRGHRGRKGRRGDPGPSGELAQCPCIKQIRNILEQIIKLYPTSTITVNYENSGSASGIPVELLPKGKDSSIFVLENCEGNITHRIDICKIASIVLGGKDSFIKNNGNVKIKFLEKPLDCNSNNSADFESNLRRIFMELAKTGQEVIVRAGGIDLEQQSVIIAAYGVTLLGCNAIVSNCYVEDIK; the protein is encoded by the coding sequence ATGGGACCTCAAGGACCACAAGGAATACAAGGTCCACAGGGAGAACAAGGAGATCCAGGCGAACAAGGTGAAAGAGGCAGAAGAGGAAAGAGAGGGCATCGTGGTTATATAGGAGAAAGAGGCCCAAGAGGAAAGAGAGGCAGAAGAGGAGAAGATGGAGATCCAGGTGAAATGGGACCTCAAGGACCAGAAGGAATACAAGGCACACAGGGAGAGCAAGGAGATCCAGGCGAACAAGGTGAAAGAGGCAGAAGAGGAAAGAGAGGACATCGTGGTTATATAGGAGAAAGAGGTCCAAGAGGAAAAAGAGGACATCGTGGCTGCATGGGAGAAAGAGGTCCGAGAGGAAAGAGAGGCAGAAAAGGAGAAGAAGGAGATCCAGGTGAAATAGGACCACAAGGAATACAAGGTCCACAGGGAGAGCAAGGAGATCCAGGAGAAAGAGGAGAAAGAGGAAAAAGAGGACATCGTGGTTATATAGGAGAAAGAGGCCCAAGAGGTAAGAGAGGACATCGTGGAAGAAAGGGAAGAAGAGGAGATCCAGGACCATCAGGTGAATTAGCTCAATGCCCATGTATTAAACAAATAAGAAATATATTAGAGCAGATAATAAAACTATATCCAACATCGACGATTACTGTAAATTATGAAAATAGTGGATCAGCATCAGGAATACCTGTTGAATTGCTTCCAAAAGGAAAAGATAGTAGTATTTTTGTATTAGAAAATTGTGAAGGAAATATAACTCATAGAATCGATATTTGTAAGATAGCATCTATAGTTTTAGGTGGAAAAGATTCTTTTATTAAGAATAATGGAAATGTTAAAATAAAATTTTTAGAAAAACCACTTGATTGTAATTCAAATAACAGTGCTGATTTTGAGTCAAATTTAAGAAGAATTTTCATGGAATTGGCAAAAACAGGACAAGAGGTTATAGTAAGAGCAGGTGGAATAGATCTAGAACAACAGTCAGTAATTATAGCAGCTTATGGAGTGACTTTATTAGGATGCAATGCAATAGTATCTAATTGTTATGTAGAGGATATTAAGTAA
- a CDS encoding CBS domain-containing protein, producing MNIAFFLTPKNEVVCENINSTMRQALERMEYHRYTAIPILDDDGRYIGTLTEGDLLWKLKNTKNLDFKDTNKIKVNDIPRRMINKPVRIDSNIEDLFYTSVNQNFVPVVDDNEIFIGIIKRSDIINYCYENFLKIKEMV from the coding sequence ATGAACATAGCGTTTTTCTTGACCCCTAAAAATGAAGTGGTTTGTGAAAATATAAATTCAACTATGAGACAAGCTCTTGAGAGAATGGAATACCATAGGTATACAGCTATTCCGATTTTAGATGATGATGGAAGATATATAGGTACTCTTACAGAAGGAGATTTACTCTGGAAATTAAAGAATACTAAAAATTTAGATTTTAAAGACACAAATAAAATAAAAGTAAATGATATACCAAGAAGGATGATAAATAAACCTGTTCGTATCGATTCTAATATAGAAGATTTATTTTATACTTCTGTGAATCAAAATTTTGTTCCTGTTGTAGATGATAATGAAATATTTATAGGGATAATAAAGAGAAGTGATATAATAAATTATTGTTATGAAAATTTTTTAAAAATTAAGGAAATGGTATAG
- a CDS encoding TspO/MBR family protein, with product MIFSIFKVNGDKSIVSLIISIIIAEGIGIFSAILGMSNSKTYMNFNKPSFSPPSWVFPIVWTILFFLMATAAYRIWIRGKQGENITKALELYAIQLMLNFFWTIIFFRFRLYGIAFFELLVLLIAILLTTFEFYRIDKVSAYLMIPYIIWVSFAGVLNYAIWMLNRI from the coding sequence ATGATTTTTAGTATATTTAAAGTAAATGGAGATAAAAGTATAGTTAGTCTTATTATAAGCATTATAATAGCAGAGGGGATTGGAATATTTAGTGCTATTTTAGGTATGTCTAATTCTAAGACTTATATGAATTTTAATAAACCTTCATTTTCACCGCCAAGTTGGGTGTTTCCTATAGTATGGACTATCTTATTTTTTCTTATGGCAACAGCTGCTTATAGGATATGGATAAGGGGAAAACAGGGTGAAAATATTACAAAAGCATTAGAATTATATGCTATTCAATTGATGCTAAATTTCTTTTGGACAATTATATTTTTTAGATTTAGACTTTATGGGATAGCTTTTTTTGAGTTATTAGTTTTACTGATAGCTATTTTACTGACAACTTTTGAATTTTATAGAATTGATAAAGTATCTGCTTATTTAATGATACCATATATAATTTGGGTGTCATTTGCAGGTGTATTGAATTATGCAATATGGATGTTAAATAGAATATAA
- a CDS encoding ABC transporter ATP-binding protein, protein MNEIAITIRDLKMNYGEKQVLRGIDLDVYKGQIVGYIGPNGAGKSTTVKIMLGLLEGYTGQIEILGNDISNGSVEYKRKIGYVPEVAEIYDNLTAREYLTFIGELYGLDYEDVEEKGRKLMKVFSLEEMYDSRMSSYSKGMRQKVLIISSLLHNPDILFLDEPLSGLDANSVMVVKEILAELASQNKTIFYSSHIMDVVEKISSRIILINGGQIVADGSFAELKNKCKEGSLEEIFNQLTGFNEHREIAKKFVSIVQGE, encoded by the coding sequence ATGAATGAAATTGCCATAACTATAAGAGATTTGAAAATGAATTATGGGGAAAAACAAGTATTAAGAGGAATAGATTTAGATGTATATAAAGGACAAATTGTAGGATATATAGGACCTAATGGAGCTGGAAAAAGTACAACTGTGAAGATAATGTTAGGACTTTTAGAAGGATATACAGGACAGATAGAAATTTTAGGAAATGACATATCAAATGGCAGTGTGGAATATAAAAGAAAAATAGGTTATGTTCCAGAAGTTGCAGAAATATATGATAATCTTACAGCAAGAGAATACTTAACTTTTATAGGAGAACTATATGGCTTAGATTATGAAGATGTTGAAGAAAAGGGCAGAAAACTTATGAAAGTATTTTCATTAGAGGAAATGTACGATTCTAGAATGTCATCTTATTCTAAAGGAATGCGTCAGAAAGTATTAATAATATCAAGTTTGCTTCATAATCCGGATATATTATTTTTAGATGAACCTTTAAGTGGGCTAGATGCTAACAGTGTTATGGTGGTAAAGGAAATATTAGCAGAGTTAGCATCACAAAATAAAACTATATTTTATTCATCTCATATAATGGATGTAGTTGAAAAGATAAGCAGCAGAATAATATTGATTAATGGTGGGCAAATAGTTGCTGATGGAAGTTTTGCTGAATTAAAGAATAAATGCAAAGAAGGTTCTTTAGAAGAAATATTTAATCAACTTACAGGATTTAATGAACATAGGGAAATAGCTAAGAAATTTGTATCTATAGTTCAAGGAGAGTAG